A region from the Acidobacteriota bacterium genome encodes:
- a CDS encoding class I tRNA ligase family protein produces MYKPVPKMPDFPEMERRLLDFWRQIQAFEKLREKNRGKPRWNFLDGPITANNPMGVHHAWGRSYKDMFQRYHAMNGYDQRYQNGFDCQGLWVEVEVEKEHGFQNTQDILDYGIDKFVRDCKERVLKYAAKQTEQSVRLGYWTDWDDPDTLRKLRQALHEGNQQVTVTLPSGKEVTAPAEEIVAKLGSAEYGGSYFTFSDENNYTIWSFLKKCHSEGFIYRGADGMPWCCRCGTGLSQMEVTEGRKIVKHTAVFVRFPLRGRDKEALLVWTTTPWTLTSNVAAAVNPDMTYLRVRHDDWTYYLGKENFSNERVQNLEVAGKRVSEKMQTLESMLKGSGQMKVLGELKGQELIGLEFDGPFDHYQAQQRPGGLNPYASDVQEIDKTAVESHRVIPWKEVSGAEGTGIVHIAPGCGSEDYGLGLEHGLPAIAPLDASGHYLEGFGELSGRMVLTVADDIVQDLRERGLLVSKEAYPHVYPHCWRCKQELVFRLVDEWYIRMDWRDRIQKIVGQIRWIPPDGEAREQDWLKNMGDWMISKKRFWGLALPIWTCDDCGWFDVIGGRRELKDRAVEGWEKFEGHTPHRPWIDEVKIKCEECGQAASRIKDVGNPWLDAGIVPYSTMRYNTDREYWENWFPADFVVESFPGQFRNWFYAMLAMSAMMTGRRPFKTLLGHALVRDARGEEMHKSAGNAIAFDEAAEVLGAEVMRYIYAEQNPVTNLNFPDLHAPGSGKGTLDAEVRRRLLTLWNCYSFFITYASVDEWRPDRLDAPLDTSGLGELDRWILSRLQNLIQDAHEAFADFSVYRFMRKMEQFEDEFSNWYLRRSRRRFWKPESDQDKQAAYTTLFTVLETLTRVLAPILPFLSEEIYQNLVRSVDEKAPESVHLRDYPQADQSLLDEELERRIDCVIRTKEQALKLRAQAKVKIRQPLGTLIVRPRDKFDAQVLTDEHFASQIKDECNLKEIQVIPDEKELVSASVKPNFKTLGPRYGRHMKAIASFLAQVDPGELQSAFERGESYTFEVDDGSEIELDKSDVEMLLEGPAHLTFLSEQGAFAALDTTVTPELELEGLARDVNRAAQDQRKALDLNVADRIHVRYQADGRVQKAIQTHLEWLKQELLALTIDRDPQLKGGIEAKAGNESLRLVVEKA; encoded by the coding sequence ATGTACAAGCCTGTTCCCAAGATGCCGGACTTCCCCGAAATGGAGCGCCGGCTGCTCGATTTCTGGCGCCAGATCCAGGCCTTTGAAAAGCTGCGCGAAAAGAACCGGGGCAAGCCGCGCTGGAACTTCCTCGACGGACCCATTACCGCCAACAATCCCATGGGCGTGCACCACGCCTGGGGACGCTCCTACAAGGACATGTTCCAGCGCTACCACGCCATGAACGGCTACGACCAGCGCTACCAGAACGGCTTCGACTGCCAGGGTCTGTGGGTGGAGGTCGAGGTCGAGAAGGAACACGGCTTTCAAAACACCCAGGACATCCTCGACTACGGCATCGACAAGTTCGTGCGCGACTGCAAGGAACGGGTGCTCAAGTACGCCGCCAAGCAGACCGAGCAGTCCGTCCGCCTGGGCTACTGGACCGACTGGGACGATCCCGACACCCTGCGCAAGCTGCGCCAGGCGCTGCACGAGGGCAATCAGCAAGTCACCGTCACCCTGCCTTCGGGCAAGGAGGTCACCGCTCCCGCCGAGGAGATCGTGGCCAAGCTGGGATCGGCCGAGTACGGCGGCAGCTACTTCACTTTTTCCGACGAAAACAATTACACCATCTGGTCCTTCCTCAAGAAGTGCCACTCGGAAGGATTCATCTACCGCGGAGCCGACGGCATGCCCTGGTGCTGCCGCTGCGGCACCGGACTCTCCCAGATGGAGGTCACCGAAGGACGCAAGATCGTCAAGCACACCGCTGTCTTCGTGCGCTTCCCCCTGCGGGGACGCGACAAGGAAGCCCTGCTCGTGTGGACCACCACGCCCTGGACGCTGACCTCCAACGTGGCCGCCGCCGTCAATCCCGACATGACCTACCTCAGGGTGCGCCACGACGACTGGACCTATTACCTGGGCAAAGAGAACTTCAGCAACGAGCGCGTCCAGAACCTGGAAGTGGCCGGCAAGCGGGTCAGCGAGAAGATGCAGACGCTGGAGAGCATGCTCAAAGGCTCGGGCCAAATGAAGGTCCTGGGCGAGCTCAAGGGCCAGGAACTGATCGGACTGGAATTCGACGGCCCTTTCGACCACTACCAGGCCCAACAGCGCCCCGGCGGCCTCAATCCCTATGCCAGCGACGTGCAGGAGATCGACAAGACCGCCGTCGAGTCTCACCGCGTGATTCCCTGGAAGGAGGTCAGCGGGGCCGAAGGAACCGGCATCGTCCATATCGCCCCCGGCTGCGGGTCGGAGGACTACGGACTCGGACTGGAGCACGGCCTGCCCGCCATAGCCCCCCTGGATGCCTCGGGACACTACCTGGAGGGCTTCGGCGAACTCAGCGGACGCATGGTGCTGACCGTGGCCGACGACATCGTGCAAGACCTGCGCGAGCGCGGACTGCTGGTGTCGAAAGAAGCCTACCCCCACGTCTACCCCCACTGCTGGCGCTGCAAGCAGGAACTGGTCTTCCGCCTGGTGGACGAGTGGTACATCCGCATGGACTGGCGCGACCGCATTCAGAAGATCGTGGGCCAGATCCGCTGGATCCCCCCCGACGGGGAAGCCCGCGAACAGGACTGGCTCAAGAACATGGGCGACTGGATGATCTCCAAGAAACGCTTCTGGGGACTGGCCCTTCCCATCTGGACCTGCGACGACTGCGGCTGGTTCGATGTCATCGGCGGACGCCGCGAACTGAAAGACCGCGCGGTGGAAGGCTGGGAGAAGTTCGAGGGCCACACGCCCCACCGTCCCTGGATCGACGAGGTCAAGATCAAGTGCGAAGAGTGCGGCCAGGCAGCCTCGCGCATCAAGGACGTAGGCAACCCCTGGCTGGACGCCGGAATCGTCCCCTACTCCACCATGCGCTACAACACCGACCGCGAGTACTGGGAGAACTGGTTTCCCGCCGACTTCGTGGTGGAAAGCTTTCCCGGGCAGTTCCGCAACTGGTTCTACGCCATGCTGGCCATGAGCGCCATGATGACCGGGCGACGGCCCTTCAAAACGCTGCTGGGACACGCGCTGGTGCGCGACGCCCGCGGCGAGGAAATGCACAAAAGCGCCGGCAACGCCATCGCCTTCGACGAAGCCGCCGAGGTGCTGGGCGCCGAGGTGATGCGCTACATCTACGCCGAGCAGAATCCCGTCACCAACCTCAACTTCCCCGACCTGCACGCGCCCGGGTCGGGCAAGGGGACGCTGGACGCAGAAGTGCGCCGCCGCCTGCTCACCCTGTGGAACTGCTACAGCTTCTTCATTACCTACGCCTCGGTGGACGAGTGGCGTCCCGACCGCCTTGACGCCCCTCTCGACACGTCCGGCCTGGGCGAACTCGACCGCTGGATCCTGAGCCGCCTGCAAAACCTCATCCAGGACGCCCACGAGGCTTTCGCAGACTTTTCCGTCTACCGCTTCATGCGCAAAATGGAGCAGTTCGAGGACGAATTCTCCAACTGGTACCTGCGCCGTTCGCGCCGCCGCTTCTGGAAGCCGGAAAGCGACCAGGACAAGCAAGCCGCCTACACCACGCTCTTTACCGTGCTGGAAACGCTGACCCGCGTGCTGGCCCCCATCCTGCCCTTCCTGAGCGAGGAGATCTACCAGAACCTGGTGCGCTCGGTGGACGAAAAGGCCCCCGAGTCGGTGCATCTGCGCGACTATCCGCAAGCCGACCAGAGCCTGCTCGACGAAGAGCTGGAAAGGCGCATCGACTGCGTCATCCGCACCAAAGAACAGGCCCTCAAGCTGCGGGCTCAGGCCAAGGTCAAGATCCGCCAGCCGCTGGGGACGCTGATCGTGCGTCCGCGCGACAAGTTCGACGCCCAGGTGCTGACAGACGAGCATTTCGCCTCCCAGATCAAGGACGAGTGCAATCTCAAGGAGATCCAGGTCATCCCCGACGAGAAGGAACTGGTCTCGGCCTCGGTCAAGCCCAACTTCAAGACCCTGGGGCCCCGCTACGGACGCCACATGAAGGCCATCGCCTCATTCCTGGCCCAGGTCGATCCCGGCGAGCTGCAGTCGGCTTTCGAGCGCGGCGAGTCCTATACCTTCGAGGTTGACGACGGCTCTGAAATCGAGCTGGACAAGTCCGACGTGGAGATGCTCCTGGAGGGGCCGGCCCACCTGACCTTCCTCTCCGAGCAGGGCGCCTTCGCCGCCCTCGACACCACCGTCACCCCCGAACTCGAGCTGGAAGGCCTGGCCCGCGACGTCAACCGCGCCGCCCAGGACCAGCGCAAGGCTCTCGACCTCAACGTAGCCGACCGCATCCACGTCCGCTACCAGGCCGACGGCCGCGTCCAGAAAGCCATCCAAACCCACCTCGAGTGGCTCAAACAAGAACTCCTGGCCCTAACCATCGACCGCGACCCCCAACTCAAAGGCGGAATCGAAGCCAAAGCCGGCAACGAATCCCTGCGCCTAGTGGTGGAAAAAGCTTAG
- a CDS encoding PadR family transcriptional regulator, with protein MQGGTERWLPLTALTYDVLLALAEDACHGYGIIKEVERRSDGRTQLEAGTLYAAIKRMRDEGLIETASAPEEADSRRRYYCLTELGREVLRAESRRLESLVSAARSKNVLPEEAQ; from the coding sequence ATGCAAGGTGGAACGGAGCGGTGGTTGCCGTTGACGGCGCTGACTTATGACGTGCTTTTGGCCCTGGCCGAGGACGCCTGTCACGGGTACGGCATTATCAAAGAAGTGGAGCGGCGCAGCGACGGCCGGACGCAGTTGGAGGCCGGGACCCTTTATGCCGCCATCAAACGCATGCGCGACGAGGGGCTGATCGAGACCGCCAGCGCGCCCGAAGAGGCCGATTCGCGACGCCGCTATTATTGCCTCACCGAGTTGGGACGCGAAGTGCTGAGGGCCGAAAGCCGCCGCCTGGAATCGCTGGTGTCGGCAGCCCGCAGCAAGAACGTGCTCCCCGAGGAGGCCCAGTGA
- a CDS encoding ABC transporter permease gives MRDLSGGRKALPSPARWIVGLFPSAFRREYSREVVETLRQRAGEMQDASLPRRAMFWVRECRALLALALQLRFNRPRQGRVRPQTRWNMLKTLPADLKRTLRGLARRPSFSAVAVVTLALGMGANTVIFSLVDQIVLRPLPYPDSDRLSLVYYYELDDPQNTTVATPADHADWRQMAGSSTPMAGYYFSGRDLYAEGGEAESIDVVLAVGDLLGLLGVPPAHGRAWQPGEGTQQAIVGSSDERPGVAVLSDALSRRLFGDPRKAVGKEVGLSGQLHTVIGVMPPGFYFPTPEIEAWLPVQLTPQSWANRTEYLLRTLLRLPDRGGSRQRLQAEFDALAARLRQEHPQSNSDFGIRLVPLQEQLVGEVKDSLMMLWAAVGLVLLVACVNLANLMLVRNMGRSREMAVRKALGAGRMQTLWQSLLESLFVALGGGAAGAVLALLSLDAVKSLAPSGLPRLDQVAIDPRVLLFSFALSLAAGVLFGIIPALRIARLDPAGALQQGGRGLAGGRSASRFQRGLVVAEVALSVVLLIAAGLSLRSFLEVMRESPGYDSQGLLAVRVYAPSYRYPERSDVDAFFRRLVEGGQALPGVESVSHSSVLPLSGGGNSAWLRIKEKPIAESQTPDFVRFRIVGHDLFRTLRMPLLQGRALQESDGLDSPPVVVVNQALVDRYLSDLDPLNVHISLGPSGGMPWSRVVGVVGNVRNEALDQPPRPAVFRLRQQIEWPWRWSQLIVRSDPATVDSTISQLRDLLRRIDPQLPVDRIRRVEQDIAHSEGLRRAIMQLLTAFALLALVLSGVGLFGVVSFTVGRRIPEIGIRMALGAAPSRIGGWVLRNGLIPVLTGLVLGLAASFPVSNLLSNQLYGVQAGDPLTLSAVALGLLLVAALACWHPARRATRTDPVQALRAE, from the coding sequence GTGAGGGACCTGTCCGGAGGGAGGAAAGCGCTGCCGAGTCCGGCCCGCTGGATCGTCGGGCTGTTTCCGTCCGCCTTTCGCCGCGAATATTCCCGCGAAGTCGTGGAAACTCTGCGGCAGCGCGCCGGGGAAATGCAGGACGCCAGCCTCCCCCGCCGCGCGATGTTCTGGGTCCGCGAGTGCCGGGCGCTGCTCGCTCTAGCCTTGCAACTGCGCTTCAACCGCCCCCGCCAGGGACGTGTCCGCCCTCAGACGAGGTGGAACATGTTGAAGACTCTTCCTGCAGATTTGAAACGGACTCTGCGCGGTCTGGCCCGTCGGCCGTCCTTTTCCGCGGTAGCCGTTGTAACGCTGGCGCTGGGCATGGGGGCCAATACCGTTATCTTCAGCCTGGTCGATCAGATCGTGCTTCGCCCGCTTCCCTACCCCGACTCGGACCGACTCTCGCTGGTTTATTACTATGAGTTGGACGATCCCCAAAACACTACGGTCGCCACCCCGGCCGACCATGCGGACTGGCGCCAGATGGCGGGTTCCAGCACGCCCATGGCAGGCTATTACTTCAGCGGACGCGATCTCTACGCCGAGGGCGGCGAAGCGGAGAGCATCGATGTGGTCCTGGCGGTGGGAGACCTGCTGGGACTTCTGGGCGTTCCGCCGGCCCACGGGCGTGCCTGGCAGCCCGGCGAGGGGACGCAGCAAGCCATTGTGGGATCGAGCGACGAGCGCCCGGGCGTGGCAGTGCTTTCCGACGCGCTCAGCCGTCGGCTCTTCGGCGATCCGCGCAAGGCGGTGGGGAAGGAAGTGGGGCTGAGCGGACAACTTCATACGGTGATCGGAGTGATGCCTCCCGGTTTCTACTTCCCCACCCCCGAGATCGAAGCCTGGCTGCCCGTCCAACTGACACCGCAGTCCTGGGCCAACCGCACCGAGTACTTGCTGCGGACCCTGCTCCGCCTCCCCGACCGAGGAGGGTCCCGCCAGCGCTTGCAGGCGGAATTCGACGCCTTGGCCGCCCGCCTGCGCCAGGAGCACCCCCAGAGCAACAGCGATTTCGGCATTCGACTGGTTCCGCTGCAAGAACAGTTGGTGGGCGAAGTCAAGGACTCGCTGATGATGTTGTGGGCGGCGGTGGGGCTGGTGCTCCTGGTAGCCTGCGTCAACCTGGCCAACCTGATGCTGGTGCGCAACATGGGCCGGAGTCGCGAAATGGCGGTCCGCAAAGCTCTGGGAGCCGGACGGATGCAAACTCTCTGGCAGAGCCTGCTGGAAAGCCTGTTTGTGGCCCTCGGCGGCGGGGCGGCGGGCGCGGTCCTGGCGCTGCTGAGCCTGGACGCCGTCAAAAGCCTGGCCCCCAGCGGCTTGCCGCGGCTGGATCAGGTCGCGATCGATCCGCGCGTGTTGCTTTTCAGCTTCGCCCTCTCCTTGGCGGCGGGCGTCCTTTTCGGAATCATCCCTGCCCTGCGCATCGCCCGGCTGGATCCCGCGGGAGCGCTGCAGCAGGGCGGACGCGGCCTGGCGGGCGGACGCTCGGCCAGCCGCTTCCAGCGCGGACTGGTGGTGGCCGAGGTAGCGCTCTCCGTGGTGCTGCTGATCGCCGCCGGATTGAGTCTGCGAAGTTTCCTCGAGGTGATGCGGGAATCGCCCGGCTACGACTCCCAAGGCCTGCTGGCGGTGCGTGTCTACGCCCCCTCCTACCGTTATCCGGAGCGCTCCGACGTAGACGCTTTCTTCCGGCGATTGGTGGAAGGCGGGCAGGCCTTGCCGGGCGTGGAGTCGGTCAGCCACAGTTCCGTCCTGCCGCTGTCGGGAGGAGGCAACAGCGCCTGGCTGCGCATCAAGGAAAAGCCGATCGCAGAGAGCCAGACGCCGGATTTCGTCCGCTTCCGCATCGTAGGCCACGACCTGTTCCGCACCCTCCGGATGCCGCTCCTGCAAGGACGCGCCCTGCAGGAAAGCGATGGGCTCGACAGTCCCCCGGTGGTAGTGGTCAACCAAGCTCTCGTGGACCGCTATCTGTCCGACTTGGATCCCCTCAACGTCCACATCTCATTGGGACCGAGCGGAGGGATGCCATGGAGCCGCGTGGTGGGAGTCGTCGGCAACGTGCGCAACGAGGCCCTGGACCAGCCCCCGCGTCCGGCCGTATTTCGGCTGCGCCAACAGATCGAATGGCCTTGGCGCTGGAGCCAATTGATCGTACGCTCGGATCCCGCAACCGTTGACAGCACAATCTCCCAACTGCGCGACCTGCTGCGCCGCATCGATCCCCAGCTTCCCGTTGACCGCATCCGCCGGGTAGAACAGGACATTGCTCACTCGGAGGGACTGCGCCGCGCCATTATGCAACTGCTGACGGCTTTCGCGTTGCTGGCGCTGGTCCTCTCGGGCGTCGGACTTTTCGGCGTGGTCAGCTTCACGGTTGGACGGCGCATACCGGAGATCGGCATCCGCATGGCGCTGGGCGCGGCCCCTTCGCGCATCGGAGGCTGGGTTCT
- a CDS encoding BrnA antitoxin family protein, whose translation MSLRVDAEVLEWYCAQGRGYQSLMNAVLRSYMDATKRSRGSGR comes from the coding sequence ATTTCACTACGCGTCGATGCCGAGGTACTGGAGTGGTATTGTGCCCAGGGCCGAGGCTATCAATCTCTCATGAACGCCGTGCTCCGGTCCTACATGGATGCCACGAAGAGAAGTCGCGGCTCCGGTCGTTAG